The genome window GGTTGGAGGGTATAGTCATGTCTTCTCAATTAGATCGGATCGAATCGATGCTGCGTGCCCTGTGCACCCACCTCGGTGTTCAATCGATCGATCGGTCCGGCAACGGGGCACAAGCCACGGTCGACGGAGACGACGGCCACAGGTACACCGGCATGGTGTCGAGGTTCGAGCACGGCTGGGGGTTCATCGAGTGCGAGTCGATGAATCGCAACTTTTTCGTCCATTACAGTGATATCGAAGGGACGGGAATGCGGTCGCTGGAGCCGGGCGAAGTCGTGTCGTTTGATCTCGCACCGGGCAAGGACGGGCGCCCCAAGGCGGTTCGGGTGCGGCGTCAGGCGTCCGGCCGCCCCGCGCCGCGGCCCATCAGAGCCCAGGGGTTCGTTCGAAGCGATAGCGGTGAAGGGATTCCGGTGGAAGAGCCGGAGGCCGGTGAGGGCGCCCCGGAAGAGGGCGCCGTTCCGGGGCCCGAGGAGACACCCGAGGGGGAGCCGTAAGCCTCACCCTTTGACGACCGCGAGCGGCTGAAGCCGCGCGACGGTGCGTGTGAGCCCCGCTCCGTTACTCGCCCGCACGACGTCCGCGACATCCTTGTAGGCTTCGGACGCCTCCTCCGCAAGGAGATCACGGCTCGCCGCTCGGACGAGGATCCCGCGTCTCGCGAGCGCGTCCACCAGATCGACCCCACGAAGAAGCCGCTTGGCCGCGCCGCGGCTGCGCAGCCGTCCTGCTCCGTGCGGGGTCGATCCAAACGTTTCGGCCATTGCCACGGGTGTGCCGACCAGCACGTAAGAGTAGCGCCCCATGTCGCCCGGGACCAGTACCGGATGGCCAACGCTCCGGTACTCGAGGGGGACGTCCGGATGTCCGGCGGGGAACCCGCGCGTGGCCCCTTTCCGGTGCACGCAGACGCGCATCGGGGTTCCATCGACAGTGTGTTCTTCCATCTTTGCCATGTTGTGCGCGACGTCGTACACGGTGTCGAGCCCGATCGTCTCGGCGCTCTGCTTCAGGATCTCCTCGAAGGACTCACGCACCCAGTGGGTGATCACCTGGCGGTTGGCAAACGCAAAGTTTGCCGCGGCGGCCATGACGCCAAGGTACGCCTGACCTTCGGGAGCGGAGATCGGGGCGCAGGCGAGTTGGCGATCGGGAAGCGTGATCCCGTAGCGGGGGAGCGAACGGCCGCAGATCTCCAGATAGTCGTCGCACACCTGGTGTCCCAGCCCGCGCGATCCGCAGTGCATCAGCACGGTCACTTGACCAGGATGATGCAAGCCGAAGACCCGAGCGGCGTGGGGGTCGTGGATCTCTTCCACCCGCTGAATCTCCAAGAAGTGGTTGCCCGATCCGAGCGTTCCGAGCTGGTCCAGTCCGCGGGAGAGGGCCTTCCGGCTCACCTCGTCCGGCTGCGCCCCCGGGATGGTCCCATGGGATTCGATGCGCCCAAGGTCGGGTGGTCGACCGTATCCTCGGCCGACTGCCCAAGCAGCCCCACTCCGCAAAACCTCCGGGATCTCTGTGAGCGTCAGCCGTAACCGTCCGTGCGCGCCGACGCCGGAGGGGATGTTCCGAAACAGGCGCTCGGCCAGCGCCTCCAATCTCGGGCGGACGTCCTCGTCCGTGAGGTGTGTGGTCAGGAGCCTGACTCCACAATTGATGTCGTACCCGACAGCCCCCGGCGAGACGACGCCGTCCTCCGGGCGCATCGCCGCGACGCCGCCGATCGGGAAGCCGTAACCCCAATGGATGTCCGGCATCGCAATCGCCCATCGCACAACGCCTGGGAGTGTGGCCGCGTTGGCGACCTGCTCGAGGGCCTGGTCTTCCTCGATCTGCTCGATCAAGTGTTCATCCGCGTAAATGACCCCCGGCACGCGCATTCCAGGTCTGTACGTTGTCGGGATCTCCCACCGGTAGGCGTCCCGGCGTTGCAAGACCTGACCGTGTTGGGCCATCGATGTCCTCCCGGCGTTAGAGGTCCAGGATGACGCGGGCTTCCCACACGCCGTCAACGTGGCGGAGCGACAGGCCGTGATACGTGGCCGCCTTGATCATCCGCCGCACAGTGTGGCGCGCGGGGTCGACGGTGTCGCCAAGGAGGGCCGCGGCCAGATGCGTGTCGCTGATGTGGGTGATCTGGCTTTGACGGGGAAGGAATCGCTGCGTGTCCAGCAGGTACAGGAGTTCGTTGAGCCAGGCCACCAAGAGCGCCTCCCGATCTCGCGCCGAGACGGTGGTCTCTATCCGGATCTCCCCCCGGAGTCCCCCGGGGTCGACTGAAAGGTCGATCAGGCCGCGCGCCGCGTTCTCAAACAATTCCGCGAGGGTCCCACCGCGGGCAAGAAGCCCGATGTCCGCTGTGTGATCAAACGTCTCGAATCCCTGCATCGACCGGTTCCTCGGCCTCATCCGTCCGATCGCCTGGCAACGCCGAAACAGATCCCTAGATGTACTATAGCGTGTTTTCACGCCCGCGCATCGCGGGAAGGGAAGATTGGTAGGGAGGCGGAAGAGTAGCCCCCACGCGAGAGGCGCTCAATCGCAAGTGAAGGCGGTGACGGTTCATGAGCAGGCCGATGGTCTGGCTGGCGGGGGTGTTGTTCGTTCTCCTCGTCGCAGGAAGCGGTTCCTCAAACGCCGGTGTTGCGCAGTCTTCGACGACGGGTTCCCCAAATATCCACTGATTGAGCTGTTGGCAAACCCATCGACTGGAGGTATTCGAACGATTGGAGGTTCAGGAACCGATTGGCTGGAGGGATTCAGGACCTGACATGGAAATCCCGCGTCACAGGAGAGGTGGTGATGCCCGTGGTTCCGCGGCGTTCAGATAACGGAGTGCTCGCGAAGCCGGTCCTCTGGTGGGCGGGGAGCTTGATCGTCGTCCTCATTGGAGTGTCGGCTGCGAACGCAAGCCCCGCACCGTCGCCCGCAGCGCCTTCGGCAACTGCTGGCATCACGGTGACGGGTATCGCCGGTGGACGTGTTCGCGTGGCCATCATTGAAATGGGGGGGCAATCGTACGTTGTCGGCGTTGGCGATCGCATCCGAGACTTCACCGTGAAGGCCATCGCACCGAACGAAGTCGTCCTCGGGCGCGACAATCGGACCTTCAGGCTGCCGGTGTCACGGGCCAACACCTCTCAGACGACCCTGGCGGAAGCGCCTGCCGTCGCCATTCCCGCGGCGGCCACCCCCGCGCCGGCCGGAACATCAGCGATCGGCGCGCCGCCGGTGACGGAACAACCGGCAGCCGCCCCGACGGTGCTGAGGCCGCCCGCCGCCCCGGCGGCACCGCAGCCGCCAACCGTGCCCATCACATCGCTGAACTTGGGGTCGACCGGGTACCCACCACAGACCGCAGTCCCGGTGTGGGGGGTGCCGCTCACCCCTGCGCCGCCGAACCCGCAGGCGATCCCGCCCGCCGCGACGCTATACACGCCGTCCGGTACCTCCGTGTACGGGTTCGCGACCGCGCCGATCACCACGCAGAGCACGGTCACGCAGCGGGGGGTTACGGTTCTTCCGGTCGCGTCTAATCAAGTGCAACCGGACACACGAGCGCTTCCCCCGGGAGCGACCTTGTACACGCCGTCGGGGACCTCCCTGTACGGGATCGCGAGCGCGCCCATCACGACGCAGAGCGAGGTCACGCTGCTTGGAGCCACGGGCCTCCCGGTTGCCGCCAACCAGGCGCAAACGGTCACGCAGGTGTTGCCCTGGCCACTCTACCGGGTCGAGGTGGGTCCGTTCTCAGATCAGCAGGGTGCCCTGGACACCGCCGAAAGCCTGGCCAAGGCGGGGTTCACGGCCAGAGTTGATGCCAACACGGCTGGCCAGTACACGGTGACGCTGACCCCCCCGCCGCAGGCGACGGTCGCCCAGGGGCTCACTGTTCTCAAGTCCATTGGAGCGGACTTGCCGATCAGAATCCAACTGGTGCCGGGGATCTCACCGTCTCAGCCCGCGGTGGGCCCCGCCCCACAGCAGCCGGCGATCGCGCCGGGACCTGCCGCGGCGCCCGGAACAGTCGTGCCTCCGGCCTCGCCGTCCGCGGCCTCATCGCAGGCGACGCCTTCTAGAGGTTACGTGCAATTGTACCTGGTCAAAGTGGGCCCGATCTCCAATCGGCATCGCGCCGAAGAGATCG of bacterium contains these proteins:
- a CDS encoding archease is translated as MQGFETFDHTADIGLLARGGTLAELFENAARGLIDLSVDPGGLRGEIRIETTVSARDREALLVAWLNELLYLLDTQRFLPRQSQITHISDTHLAAALLGDTVDPARHTVRRMIKAATYHGLSLRHVDGVWEARVILDL
- a CDS encoding RtcB family protein — translated: MAQHGQVLQRRDAYRWEIPTTYRPGMRVPGVIYADEHLIEQIEEDQALEQVANAATLPGVVRWAIAMPDIHWGYGFPIGGVAAMRPEDGVVSPGAVGYDINCGVRLLTTHLTDEDVRPRLEALAERLFRNIPSGVGAHGRLRLTLTEIPEVLRSGAAWAVGRGYGRPPDLGRIESHGTIPGAQPDEVSRKALSRGLDQLGTLGSGNHFLEIQRVEEIHDPHAARVFGLHHPGQVTVLMHCGSRGLGHQVCDDYLEICGRSLPRYGITLPDRQLACAPISAPEGQAYLGVMAAAANFAFANRQVITHWVRESFEEILKQSAETIGLDTVYDVAHNMAKMEEHTVDGTPMRVCVHRKGATRGFPAGHPDVPLEYRSVGHPVLVPGDMGRYSYVLVGTPVAMAETFGSTPHGAGRLRSRGAAKRLLRGVDLVDALARRGILVRAASRDLLAEEASEAYKDVADVVRASNGAGLTRTVARLQPLAVVKG
- a CDS encoding cold shock domain-containing protein is translated as MSSQLDRIESMLRALCTHLGVQSIDRSGNGAQATVDGDDGHRYTGMVSRFEHGWGFIECESMNRNFFVHYSDIEGTGMRSLEPGEVVSFDLAPGKDGRPKAVRVRRQASGRPAPRPIRAQGFVRSDSGEGIPVEEPEAGEGAPEEGAVPGPEETPEGEP